A portion of the Anaerolineales bacterium genome contains these proteins:
- a CDS encoding DUF2142 domain-containing protein: protein MPKLAISAPGSATHVAGGLVSRLTSGLGSGGFSRVELFTVVTVVVFGLFNVLMIPLGAGYDEETHLVRVWELSHFRFVPNEVIGPERPFPAIYWDLSYRRSPLVGPVSAGFWKEYGAKPIDAEGYIYSGLPTRSTYSPVTLLPQSLAMRYLGRKFQLSALQAFYGSRLAGLVTYALLVWLAVRFTPVGKWAIAIAATLPMALFQASTINADVVTNGIGLLFIAISLYLSTRDGLRWYEVMLLIASLILLFGVKPNTAVLALLILMIVPHARRRNTGKTMAVVVVALALFVVEVLGWNAIVVSRSRSGVEGADAGRQVEWIVRHLDLFAGVMFRDLLRNGGEYARGMLGEYGYGYWAPPAIVYLLSPIALLGVVFAETTGSPPPRRSRIVIAAVLALGYLATIGALYVTVSRIASPEVTGVQGRYLLPFVPLALIPFVGAGNAVTGRWATRAVVGTAWISLAAYSAGIYLSYHVTCGTQAYRTGLCYQPVYKNWAPDDSYSPPAPPEGLVQEVIPECNGMEEVRLWVNALGSNPEARTTFLLRDPSRDQDVVLQSTYNRDLPAGGWLTLGFPVEEDSAGHYYQLKVLGGESDESGSVRVALTLQPEYSLGKLYMGESEQRTDLVFQYGCRLGLEKVRRSLIERISR, encoded by the coding sequence ATGCCAAAACTGGCTATATCTGCTCCGGGATCGGCAACACACGTCGCTGGCGGACTAGTCAGCCGGCTGACTAGCGGCTTGGGCTCCGGCGGCTTCTCGCGGGTGGAGCTCTTCACCGTGGTGACCGTGGTTGTGTTCGGCCTGTTCAATGTTCTGATGATTCCTCTGGGTGCCGGGTACGATGAGGAAACTCATCTCGTCCGTGTGTGGGAACTGTCGCACTTCCGCTTCGTTCCGAACGAAGTGATCGGACCTGAACGCCCGTTCCCCGCCATCTATTGGGATCTCTCCTACAGGAGATCGCCGCTGGTGGGCCCGGTTAGTGCGGGGTTCTGGAAGGAATACGGGGCCAAGCCCATTGATGCTGAAGGCTACATCTACAGTGGACTCCCAACGAGATCTACGTATTCCCCGGTTACCTTGCTTCCGCAGTCCTTGGCCATGAGGTATCTGGGCAGGAAGTTCCAGCTCTCCGCGCTGCAGGCTTTCTATGGGAGCCGACTTGCAGGTCTTGTGACCTACGCACTTCTGGTCTGGTTGGCGGTCCGGTTCACTCCGGTTGGAAAGTGGGCGATCGCGATCGCAGCCACACTTCCAATGGCGCTCTTTCAAGCCTCCACGATAAACGCGGATGTGGTGACGAACGGTATCGGGCTACTTTTCATTGCGATATCCCTGTACCTCTCAACCCGCGATGGCCTGAGGTGGTATGAGGTAATGCTTCTGATTGCGTCGCTGATTCTGCTATTCGGGGTCAAGCCGAACACCGCAGTGCTTGCCCTGTTGATACTGATGATTGTGCCTCACGCAAGGCGGCGAAACACGGGAAAGACGATGGCGGTTGTAGTCGTTGCGCTAGCTCTCTTTGTCGTGGAAGTTCTGGGCTGGAATGCGATTGTGGTCTCACGGTCACGAAGTGGGGTTGAAGGTGCCGACGCAGGGCGGCAAGTAGAGTGGATCGTGCGGCATCTGGATCTCTTCGCAGGAGTAATGTTTCGCGATCTACTCAGGAACGGCGGGGAGTACGCAAGGGGGATGCTGGGTGAATATGGATATGGATACTGGGCTCCTCCCGCGATCGTGTACTTGCTTTCGCCCATAGCCCTGCTCGGGGTTGTGTTTGCTGAGACCACAGGTAGTCCTCCTCCGCGAAGATCTCGGATCGTCATTGCTGCTGTCTTGGCGCTTGGATACCTCGCCACAATTGGCGCACTCTACGTGACGGTGTCGCGGATTGCGAGCCCTGAAGTGACAGGCGTGCAGGGGCGATATCTTCTGCCGTTCGTGCCTCTGGCCCTGATCCCGTTTGTTGGTGCTGGGAATGCCGTCACCGGTCGCTGGGCAACACGCGCTGTGGTAGGCACGGCGTGGATCAGCCTTGCGGCGTATTCAGCAGGCATATACCTGTCGTACCATGTCACATGCGGCACTCAGGCATATCGAACAGGCCTGTGCTATCAGCCCGTCTACAAGAACTGGGCTCCCGACGACAGCTACTCCCCCCCGGCTCCGCCGGAAGGCCTGGTGCAGGAAGTCATCCCCGAGTGCAATGGCATGGAAGAAGTCCGTCTCTGGGTGAACGCCTTGGGCTCAAACCCGGAAGCGCGGACAACATTCCTCTTGCGCGATCCATCTCGCGACCAGGATGTGGTACTGCAGAGCACATATAATCGGGACCTTCCAGCGGGAGGGTGGCTCACTCTCGGGTTCCCTGTCGAAGAAGACTCGGCGGGTCACTACTATCAGCTCAAGGTGCTCGGCGGAGAGTCGGATGAATCCGGGTCTGTGCGCGTAGCCTTGACGCTTCAGCCGGAGTATTCGCTGGGCAAACTGTATATGGGAGAGAGCGAACAAAGGACCGACCTCGTCTTCCAGTATGGGTGCAGACTTGGTCTCGAGAAGGTGAGGCGGTCCTTGATTGAGCGAATCTCCAGGTGA